One window of Terriglobales bacterium genomic DNA carries:
- a CDS encoding F0F1 ATP synthase subunit epsilon, translating into MAETLELEIVTPDKKVVSDQAEEVQIPGKKGYLGVLPGHAPLITELAVGEISYRRDGTTVSLSVAWGFAEVLPHKVTILAETAERAEEIDVKRAEEQRQRAEQHLKSGDPNIDYERALNALARAETRLAVAAKKHS; encoded by the coding sequence ATGGCAGAGACTCTCGAACTCGAAATCGTCACGCCCGACAAGAAGGTGGTCAGCGACCAGGCAGAAGAGGTCCAGATCCCCGGCAAGAAGGGCTACCTGGGCGTCCTACCGGGACACGCGCCGCTGATCACCGAACTGGCGGTGGGCGAGATCAGCTATCGTCGGGATGGGACGACGGTGAGCCTCTCGGTCGCATGGGGTTTTGCCGAGGTGCTGCCCCACAAGGTGACCATCCTGGCGGAGACCGCTGAGCGCGCCGAAGAGATCGACGTCAAGCGCGCCGAGGAGCAGCGCCAGCGGGCCGAACAGCACCTCAAGTCCGGCGATCCCAACATCGATTACGAGCGCGCGCTCAACGCGCTGGCACGGGCCGAGACCCGCCTGGCTGTCGCCGCCAAGAAGCACTCCTGA